A part of Scleropages formosus chromosome 3, fSclFor1.1, whole genome shotgun sequence genomic DNA contains:
- the LOC108934993 gene encoding LOW QUALITY PROTEIN: putative tyrosine-protein phosphatase auxilin (The sequence of the model RefSeq protein was modified relative to this genomic sequence to represent the inferred CDS: deleted 1 base in 1 codon), which produces MDSSDTDANYGSGLLDMVKGGAGKLFSSFKDNLKDTLKDTSTKVMHQVSTYTKGELDISYITSRIIVMSYPAEAMEMGYRNHVEEVRSFLDSRHPDHYTVFNLSQRNYRGAKFSNRVSECNWPSRQAPSLHNLFAVCKNMHHWLRQDPKNVCVITCMDGLAPSSVLVCAMFCFCRLFTNPIPAMQLLNTKRPGSVLWPSHRRYVGYVCNMVSEKLRLPHSKPLVVKSVTMSPVPCFNKQRSGCRPFCDVLIGETKIFSTAQDYDRMREHRVQEGKVVFPLGVSVHGDVVVSAYHMRSTMLQAKVTNTQIFQIQFHTGFIAPGTTVLKFTKPELDACDSPDKYPQLFHVLLDVEVESADKQKDITPPLGAVPSKDLSPNVLFSCHQEHQDALAIAGPGKAGGGPHRSGQTNAESEPSDDEMLSLSGREKPGGPQAAATPEAPRPAPPPPAEEVDLLGLDDDSGERAFGSPQPPCPPPTNTDLLGDLFGASPGPGSGSGSTQSTPRKTGPSPCASPRPAEGFDPFGSPPGPQEPVGSFLGPGNAGKTDPFLHEARSPSPTMQGAGMGSASPVPPTTPTVNIQQQNLMGGWDWSKPPAAGGFGMGSRSATTSPTGSVHSTPTHQPKPNTLDPFADLGALGSNLGGGSGFSSKPTTPTTSGGTFPPMGSPQRPSPQHAAGGGWQPSWQPGGGSQWHPQSSPQHRPNYNISFSNAGGAPGNNGKHPSGFGAKPKVSEANFEDLLSGQGFSGSKEKKGPRTIAEMRKEEMAKEMDPEKLKILDWIEGKERNIRALLSTMHTVLWEGETRWKPVSMADLVTPEQVKKVYRRAVLVVHPDKATGQPYEQYAKMIFMELNDAWSEFDSQGQKPLY; this is translated from the exons ATACGGATGCCAATTACGGCAGCGGCCTGCTGGACATGGTGAAAGGGGGAGCAGGCAAGCTGTTCAGCAGCTTCAAGGACAACCTCAAAGACACCTTGAAGGACACGTCCACTAAAGTTATGCATCAGGTTTCAAC TTACACCAAAGGGGAACTGGACATTTCTTACATCACGTCACGAATTATAG TAATGTCATACCCAGCCGAGGCCATGGAAATGGGATACAGGAACCATGTCGAGGAGGTGCGCTCCTTCCTCGACTCCAGGCACCCGGACCACTACACGGTCTTCAATCTGTCTCAGAGGAACTATCGCGGGGCCAAGTTCTCCAATAGG GTGTCTGAGTGCAACTGGCCCTCCAGACAGGCCCCCAGCCTCCACAACCTGTTCGCCGTCTGCAAGAATATGCACCACTGGCTGCGGCAGGACCCCAAGAACGTCTGTGTGATCACCTGCATG GATGGCCTGGCTCCTTCTAGTGTCCTGGTGTGCGCCATGTTCTGCTTCTGCCGCCTCTTTACCAACCCGATCCCCGCCATGCAGCTGCTCAACACCAAGCGGCCCGGCTCGGTGCTGTGGCCCTCGCACAGGAG GTACGTTGGCTACGTGTGCAACATGGTGTCAGAGAAGCTCCGGCTGCCCCACTCAAAGCCCCTGGTGGTAAAATCGGTCACCATGAGTCCCGTGCCCTGCTTCAACAAGCAGCGCAGCGGCTGCCGGCCCTTCTGCGATGTGCTCATTGGTGAGACCAAGATCTTCTCCACGGCTCAGGACTACGACAGGATGAG AGAGCACCGAGTGCAGGAGGGCAAGGTGGTCTTTCCCCTGGGCGTCAGCGTCCATGGAGATGTGGTGGTCTCCGCATATCACATGCGCTCCACCATGCTTCAGGCCAAG GTGACCAACACTCAGATCTTCCAGATACAGTTCCACACGGGGTTCATTGCTCCAGGCACCACGGTTTTAAAGTTCACAAA GCCAGAGCTGGAT GCCTGCGACTCCCCGGACAAGTACCCCCAGCTCTTCCACGTGCTGCTGGACGTAGAGGTTGAGAGTGCGGACAAGCAGAAGGATATCACTCCACCGTTGGGAGCAGTCCCCAGCAAGGATCTGAGTCCCAATGTCCTCTTCTCCTGCCACCAGGAGCACCAGGATGCGCTGGCCATCGCAG GTCCCGGGAAGGCCGGTGGCGGTCCTCACCGGTCGGGCCAGACCAACGCGGAGAGCGAGCCCTCGGATGACGAGATGCTCTCCCTGTCTGGTCGCGAGAAGCCGGGTGGCCCTCAGGCCGCGGCCACGCCCGAGGCCCCTCGACCCGCGCCCCCTCCGCCAGCCGAAGAGGTGGACCTGCTCGGTCTCGATGATGATTCCGGAGAGCGGGCGTTTGGCTCCCCCCAGCCGCCGTGTCCACCCCCCACCAATACCGACCTGCTCGGGGACTTGTTTGGCGCGAGCCCTGGCCCAGGCAGCGGCTCTGGCTCTACCCAGTCCACGCCGCGGAAAACGGGCCCCTCCCCCTGCGCCTCACCTCGGCCCGCAGAGGGT TTTGATCCGTTTGGGTCACCCCCAGGCCCGCAGGAGCCCGTGGGGTCCTTCTTGGGACCAGGTAATGCGGGAAAAACCGACCCCTTCCTGCATGAAGCACGATCTCCATCACCCACAATGCAGGGCGCAGGCATGG GCAGTGCATCCCCAGTGCCTCCCACCACCCCAACCGTCAACATCCAGCAGCAGAACCTGATGGGGGGTTGGGACTGGAGCAAACCCCCGGCTGCAG GTGGCTTTGGAATGGGAAGCAGATCTGCCACCACCAGTCCCACGGGATCGGTCCACAGCACACCGACCCATCAGCCCAAGCCCAACACGCTGGACCCCTTCGCTGATCTGGGAGCCCTGGGGTCCAATTTGGGAG GTGGATCTGGCTTCTCCAGTAAGCCCACCACACCTACTACGTCGGGCGGGACCTTCCCGCCCATGGGTTCCCCGCAACGGCCCTCTCCCCAACACGCAGCTGGGGGAGGCTGGCAGCCGTCCTGGCAGCCTGGCGGGGGCTCGCAGTGGCATCCACAGTCATCCCCCCAGCACCGGCCAAACTACAACATCAGCTTCTCCAATGCAGGAGGAGCCCCTGGCAACAACGGCAAGCACCCTTCAGGATTTG GGGCCAAACCTAAGGTGTCAGAGGCCAACTTTGAAGACCTGCTGTCCGGGCAGGGCTTTTCTGGGAGTAAGGAGAAGAAGGGTCCGAGGACAATCGCTGAgatgaggaaggaggagatggcCAAAGAGATGGACCCTGAAAAGCTCAAG ATCCTGGACTGGATCGAGGGGAAGGAGCGCAACATTCGCGCTCTGCTCTCCACCATGCACACAGTCTTATGGGAGGGTGAGACCCGCTGGAAGCCCGTGAGCATGGCAGACCTGGTCACGCCTGAGCAGGTCAAGAAGGTGTACCGCAGGGCGGTGCTCGTGGTTCACCCAGACAAA GCCACTGGGCAGCCATATGAACAGTACGCCAAGATGATCTTTATGGAGCTCAATGACGCCTGGTCGGAGTTTGATAGCCAAGGACAGAAGCCGCTGTATTGA